A genomic region of Solibacillus isronensis contains the following coding sequences:
- a CDS encoding VirB4 family type IV secretion system protein, whose protein sequence is MFGRKKLKEGQPRKFQKATIPEPANPELDVVEPSLMDNISNEGIKFNDDHFEMQVGLGSKRYGRASYLKPSGYPSTVGVNWLEPLLKGGDMDVSIHVDPISKPEAVRKLKDKMDEFEAVIYSAQKRGDQGKIDAVRQEYIDAKFLREQIRLNQNGLYYVSVSNSIYAPNLDDLNEASVNLETAASGNGLELVNCYDREKEGWLSTMPLATNYIKRSYRNIDRTGVTALFPHLSSTLNHDGGMPIGIFGNEYIYFNNFDRKLTNYNLGIFGESGAGKGVFVKQLIGRGFMDGIGKVVIIDVEPEYRGLTYALGGVVIELRSEQSKEASSQINPFDIYVEKEVMNRYQPDEYIVEKVNLHEKVKEMIEFFKVMKESAYPTEPFLTPYELNALDEILWYLYRDVARITEQPDSLYETVDVISDTGEITYERRYKRMPQVSDVYKLIQKKNAEGETGLGLIESVIKSFVHGNVFGLFDCQTNIITSTGEKMPEDALDKAAIVDFDISKLSTKGGERALAQHVLMTWIWNRFIVNDPKTKKRVIQDEAWMMLDYPSMVDFFKVLSARGRKWNVSLTLVSQRYEKFEISRDAKDVISQLSTVAFMKQPDQDIEPILKTFRFSDDVGGMIRTAETGDVILKAGKEIVYFKSVPTPSEWRYINTNQNISVDALVNGGR, encoded by the coding sequence ATGTTTGGCAGAAAGAAATTAAAAGAAGGACAGCCACGCAAGTTTCAAAAAGCTACGATTCCTGAACCAGCTAATCCTGAATTAGACGTAGTAGAGCCATCGTTAATGGATAATATCTCGAATGAGGGGATTAAATTCAACGATGATCATTTTGAAATGCAAGTTGGTTTGGGAAGTAAACGTTATGGCCGCGCCTCTTATTTAAAGCCAAGTGGGTATCCATCTACTGTAGGTGTAAACTGGCTTGAACCATTGTTAAAAGGCGGGGATATGGATGTTTCAATTCATGTCGATCCAATATCGAAACCCGAAGCTGTTCGTAAGTTAAAAGATAAAATGGATGAATTTGAAGCCGTTATTTATAGTGCTCAAAAACGTGGCGACCAGGGGAAAATTGACGCGGTACGCCAAGAATACATCGATGCTAAATTTTTACGTGAGCAAATTCGATTGAATCAAAATGGTTTGTACTATGTAAGTGTTTCAAATTCAATCTATGCACCTAATTTAGATGATCTGAATGAAGCGAGTGTCAATTTAGAAACGGCGGCCTCTGGTAACGGACTTGAACTTGTAAACTGTTACGACCGCGAAAAAGAGGGTTGGTTATCAACAATGCCTCTAGCTACAAACTACATTAAACGTTCATACCGAAACATTGACCGTACAGGTGTAACAGCATTGTTCCCGCATTTATCGTCAACATTAAATCACGATGGCGGTATGCCAATCGGAATTTTCGGTAACGAATACATTTATTTCAATAACTTTGACCGTAAATTAACAAACTATAACCTTGGCATTTTTGGTGAGTCCGGGGCGGGTAAAGGGGTATTCGTTAAGCAATTAATCGGGCGAGGCTTCATGGATGGTATCGGTAAAGTGGTAATCATTGATGTTGAGCCTGAGTATCGCGGCCTTACATATGCTCTCGGTGGGGTTGTTATTGAATTACGAAGTGAGCAATCCAAAGAAGCTTCAAGTCAAATCAATCCGTTTGATATTTATGTAGAAAAAGAAGTAATGAACAGATATCAACCAGACGAATACATTGTTGAAAAAGTAAACTTACATGAAAAAGTAAAAGAAATGATTGAGTTCTTTAAAGTAATGAAAGAGTCTGCTTATCCAACTGAACCATTCCTTACACCTTATGAGCTAAATGCTTTAGACGAGATCTTATGGTACTTGTATCGTGATGTAGCACGTATTACAGAGCAACCGGACTCATTATATGAAACGGTCGATGTTATTAGTGATACAGGTGAGATTACATATGAACGCCGTTATAAGCGTATGCCACAGGTTTCCGATGTTTATAAGTTGATCCAAAAGAAAAATGCTGAAGGGGAAACGGGACTCGGCTTAATCGAAAGTGTTATTAAGAGTTTTGTTCATGGGAATGTATTTGGTTTATTCGATTGTCAAACGAACATTATTACTTCTACAGGTGAAAAAATGCCAGAGGACGCATTAGACAAAGCAGCCATTGTCGATTTCGATATTTCGAAGCTATCTACTAAAGGTGGAGAGCGAGCATTGGCACAGCATGTATTAATGACGTGGATCTGGAACCGTTTCATTGTAAATGACCCAAAAACTAAAAAACGAGTAATTCAAGATGAAGCTTGGATGATGCTTGATTATCCTTCAATGGTTGATTTCTTTAAAGTTTTATCTGCGCGCGGTCGTAAGTGGAACGTATCTTTAACACTCGTTTCACAACGTTATGAGAAGTTTGAAATTTCTCGTGATGCGAAAGATGTTATTTCGCAACTTAGCACCGTCGCATTTATGAAACAGCCAGACCAAGATATTGAGCCAATCTTAAAGACCTTCCGTTTCTCAGATGATGTCGGCGGTATGATCCGTACAGCTGAAACAGGCGACGTTATTTTAAAAGCCGGTAAGGAAATTGTTTACTTTAAATCGGTGCCAACACCTTCAGAATGGCGCTATATCAATACGAACCAAAACATTTCAGTTGATGCTCTCGTTAATGGCGGGAGGTAG
- a CDS encoding reverse transcriptase domain-containing protein codes for MISPKGVISVVQEHVTLNNETELRNLLDKFFLDTKKAIEKGNLPNFKNLLEIIQSDIVIITAIHKLKANTGSLTSGTDNEDIRIHFLEKDYLSVIERVKEAFNRYKPIPVKRVHIPKPGKKEMRPLGIPAMIDRIVQQCIKIVIEPILEAQFFEHSYGFRPMRQADMAMARVAHVAYHAKHHWVVEGDIKGFFDNVNHTILIKRLWGLGIRDKRVLMIIKQMLKAGIMNVTNRSEIGTPQGGILSPLLANAYLDAMDKWITREWENKKMNPEISVDKRKNRALERYSKLKPCYLIRYADDWVLMCKNKSDAEKFKYRIDKYLKDKLKLELSHEKTVITNIRKKPIKFLGLHFKVRRDKSKKDWKAIRYGWLPTSRPDPIRLKAKANELHKKVKKRYHS; via the coding sequence ATGATTTCCCCGAAAGGAGTGATTTCAGTGGTTCAAGAACATGTAACTTTAAATAATGAGACTGAATTAAGAAATTTACTAGATAAATTCTTTCTAGACACAAAAAAGGCAATTGAAAAGGGGAATTTACCCAACTTCAAGAACCTACTTGAAATTATTCAATCTGACATAGTTATCATAACCGCGATACACAAATTGAAAGCTAATACAGGCAGTTTAACTAGCGGAACAGATAATGAGGACATTAGAATTCACTTTTTAGAAAAGGACTATCTTAGCGTTATAGAACGCGTCAAAGAGGCATTTAATCGATACAAACCTATTCCAGTAAAAAGAGTTCACATACCTAAACCCGGTAAGAAGGAAATGCGCCCTCTCGGTATTCCGGCGATGATCGATAGAATAGTACAGCAATGTATCAAAATCGTAATCGAACCAATATTAGAGGCTCAATTCTTCGAACATTCATATGGATTTAGACCAATGAGACAAGCAGATATGGCAATGGCACGAGTTGCCCATGTTGCCTATCACGCTAAACATCATTGGGTTGTAGAAGGAGATATTAAGGGCTTTTTCGACAATGTAAACCACACCATATTAATTAAACGGTTATGGGGACTCGGTATCAGGGATAAAAGGGTTTTAATGATTATTAAACAAATGCTCAAAGCGGGAATCATGAACGTTACTAATCGTTCAGAAATAGGCACTCCACAAGGAGGTATCCTATCCCCACTATTAGCAAACGCCTACCTAGATGCAATGGATAAATGGATTACCCGCGAATGGGAAAACAAGAAGATGAACCCAGAGATAAGCGTTGATAAAAGGAAGAACCGCGCATTAGAGCGATACAGTAAACTCAAACCATGCTACCTAATAAGATATGCAGACGATTGGGTCCTCATGTGCAAGAACAAGAGTGATGCTGAGAAATTTAAGTACCGGATTGATAAGTACCTTAAAGACAAGCTCAAACTCGAACTGTCACATGAAAAAACTGTAATCACGAATATTCGCAAAAAGCCAATCAAATTTCTGGGGCTTCACTTTAAAGTCAGACGAGATAAAAGTAAGAAGGATTGGAAGGCAATTAGATATGGATGGCTACCTACAAGTAGACCGGACCCGATTAGACTTAAAGCGAAAGCTAATGAGTTGCATAAAAAGGTGAAAAAGCGTTATCACTCGTGA
- a CDS encoding SNF2-related protein: MLEINLSKEKNEIILGKQKDYLVNNYVNFLMNSASVHFEHSIALMKGHERDRYKKLSSLNYNIMLNRGVQDLSEVKAIENLLAKNVTLNGFDELNKDFKKTRRSYDDFNTPIAEHKETNAYARSYARVVDRFGGVLHDTTKLFDYQIEGAALIGSRKRLLNGMDMGLGKTRTTIAGLYADPSNTKILIVTMSRNLCDWEAEIENLGLADDYIVLHNPSDMKSTKRIHLVSYERWASETKKTKTLEDGTIELIFRRKPLFKYFNRSYKAAAVDEGHLFKNGSTTRCKSIMAIKTRTRVVISGTPAENGASDLFWLLAWMLGDKVHFWNRIQLEPFEAFGTYGERCFKTIYGGADKKALMDSTAISSRVSSTQELWSLLDLVMYRRKKTDDDVANVIRIPKPVHRRLHVAQNENEKEVYAQTLKDFGEWFKMYEDELALARMKGVRSKYSSIEISQWLGKLRQTASCPWLHPDYVQNDETPSKLQFIQDKIQQEAMMNRKMLIFTAHKKTCEELGVLLNMVAPGYEVGYIHGSVPMHERHELLRRFQDPKDPLSCLVMTMKTGAGVLCF, encoded by the coding sequence ATGTTAGAGATTAATTTATCAAAGGAAAAGAATGAGATTATTTTAGGGAAACAAAAGGATTATTTAGTAAACAATTATGTGAATTTTTTAATGAATAGTGCGAGTGTTCACTTTGAGCATAGCATTGCGTTAATGAAAGGGCATGAACGTGACCGTTATAAAAAACTGTCTTCATTAAACTACAACATCATGCTAAATCGTGGTGTCCAGGACTTATCTGAAGTAAAAGCGATAGAAAATCTTTTAGCTAAAAACGTAACTCTTAACGGGTTCGACGAGCTAAATAAAGACTTCAAAAAAACGCGTCGTTCTTATGATGATTTCAACACACCAATTGCCGAGCATAAAGAAACAAACGCTTATGCTCGTAGCTATGCGAGAGTAGTAGACCGTTTTGGCGGCGTGTTACATGACACGACTAAATTATTCGATTATCAGATCGAAGGAGCCGCGCTTATCGGTTCACGTAAACGTTTATTGAATGGGATGGATATGGGCCTCGGGAAAACGCGCACAACAATTGCCGGGCTATATGCTGATCCTTCAAATACTAAAATCCTAATCGTTACAATGTCACGTAACCTATGTGACTGGGAAGCTGAAATTGAGAACCTAGGTTTAGCCGATGATTACATCGTCCTTCATAATCCAAGTGATATGAAGAGCACTAAACGTATTCATTTAGTTTCTTATGAGCGTTGGGCTTCAGAAACTAAGAAAACCAAAACTTTAGAGGACGGCACGATTGAATTAATTTTCCGTAGAAAGCCATTGTTCAAGTATTTTAATCGTTCATATAAGGCAGCAGCAGTTGACGAAGGCCATCTATTCAAGAATGGTAGTACAACTCGTTGCAAATCAATCATGGCGATTAAAACTCGTACACGCGTTGTTATTAGCGGTACGCCAGCTGAAAACGGAGCCAGTGATCTGTTTTGGTTACTTGCTTGGATGCTCGGTGACAAGGTTCATTTCTGGAATCGTATTCAATTAGAGCCATTTGAGGCATTTGGAACTTATGGAGAGCGTTGTTTCAAAACAATTTACGGAGGCGCGGATAAAAAGGCCTTAATGGATAGCACAGCTATTAGTAGTCGTGTTTCATCTACCCAGGAATTATGGAGCTTACTCGATTTAGTCATGTATCGCCGTAAAAAAACGGATGATGATGTTGCGAATGTAATCCGTATTCCAAAGCCTGTTCACCGTCGTTTACACGTTGCTCAAAATGAGAACGAAAAAGAAGTATATGCTCAAACGCTTAAAGATTTTGGTGAATGGTTCAAAATGTATGAGGACGAATTAGCGCTTGCTCGTATGAAAGGTGTACGTAGTAAATACTCGTCAATTGAGATTTCTCAATGGTTAGGTAAACTACGTCAAACGGCATCATGCCCTTGGTTGCACCCGGACTATGTACAAAATGACGAAACACCTTCAAAACTGCAATTCATTCAAGATAAAATTCAGCAAGAAGCGATGATGAACCGTAAAATGCTTATCTTTACGGCTCATAAAAAAACGTGTGAAGAACTAGGTGTACTGTTAAACATGGTTGCTCCAGGTTATGAAGTTGGCTATATCCATGGCAGCGTACCAATGCATGAACGCCATGAATTGCTACGTCGATTCCAAGACCCGAAAGACCCGTTATCGTGCTTAGTTATGACGATGAAGACAGGAGCCGGTGTGCTTTGTTTCTAG